The Gavia stellata isolate bGavSte3 chromosome 1, bGavSte3.hap2, whole genome shotgun sequence genome has a segment encoding these proteins:
- the SLC25A15 gene encoding mitochondrial ornithine transporter 1, whose product MRINSAIQAAIDLTAGAAGGTACVVTGQPFDTAKVKMQTFPDMYKGIVDCFVKTYKQVGFRGFYKGTTPALVANIAENSVLFMCYGFCQQIVRRIVGVDRKTKLSDLQNAAAGSFASAFATLVLCPTELVKCRLQAMHEMQLSGKIIQGHNTVWSVVKGVIQKDGPLGFYRGLSSTLLREVPGYFFFFGGYELSRTFFASGRSKDELGPIPLLLSGGFGGSCLWIAVYPVDCVKSRIQVLSMAGKQAGFMGTFVTVVRTEGVLALYSGLKPTMIRAFLANGALFLAYEYSRKLMMKQIDSY is encoded by the exons ATGAGGATCAACTCTGCTATTCAGGCCGCTATTGACCTCACGGCAGGAGCTGCAG GTGGGACAGCATGCGTGGTGACTGGCCAGCCCTTCGACACCGCAAAGGTGAAGATGCAGACGTTCCCCGACATGTACAAAGGAATTGTTGACTGTTTTGTGAAGACCTATAAGCAAGTGGGGTTTCGAGGCTTCTACAAGGGAACCACACCAGCGCTTGTAGCCAACATCGCGGAGAACTCCGTTCTGTTCATGTGCTATGGATTTTGCCAACAAATTGTGAGAAGAATTGTTGGAGtagacaggaaaacaaagctcAG TGATCTGCAGAATGCTGCTGCAGGCTCCTTCGCCTCTGCCTTTGCCACCCTTGTCCTCTGTCCCACAGAGCTGGTGAAGTGCCGGTTGCAGGCCATGCATGAAATGCAGTTGTCAGGAAAGATAATCCAGGGACACAA TACAGTTTGGTCAGTAGTGAAGGGTGTTATTCAAAAGGATGGTCCCCTTGGATTTTACCGTGGCCTGTCAAGCACTTTGCTGCGGGAAGTCCCCggctatttcttcttctttggaGGGTATGAACTGAGCCGGACCTTCTTTGCCTCTGGGAGATCAAAAGATGAATTAG GTCCCATTCCTTTGCTACTAAGCGGAGGTTTTGGAGGCAGCTGTCTGTGGATTGCTGTGTATCCTGTGGACTGTGTCAAATCTAGAATTCAGGTTCTTTCAATGGCTGGAAAACAGGCAGGCTTTATGGGAACATTTGTAACTGTTGTGAGAACTGAAG GTGTACTTGCCTTGTATTCTGGACTAAAGCCAACTATGATCCGTGCATTCCTGGCCAATGGGGCGCTGTTCCTTGCCTATGAGTACAGCCGGAAACTTATGATGAAACAAATAGATTCTTACTGA